A genomic window from Silene latifolia isolate original U9 population chromosome 11, ASM4854445v1, whole genome shotgun sequence includes:
- the LOC141613233 gene encoding uncharacterized protein LOC141613233, with translation MKRTKTPSITSFFPKRHQTANEQNQRSSSPIDKPETEIEEPRDSETEIAPTSIYSEDPILDRLTDFDVISLPQDPGLRRNLTDFHINDRDIIRREYVRRGPCQPRDHKFPKTKRNFSDSVSGGEAFVNKGFRTWSKTDAFNKHVGNHMSAHNNAMKNFDVFNKQKSSIACCFENYTKEAKSDYRIRLEASIDTLRFITLQGLASRGHEESDESLNQGNFLELRKTFAKRNKIVSVFANETTKRVIEELDGGLFGILADESADISDKEQMALCLRFFDKIGQVKERFLGVVHVGNTTSLTLKAAIEKLLSANSLTLSSVRGQGYDGASNMKGSIKGLKTLIMEESPSAYYVHCFAHQLQLTLVAVAKKNADCSVLFYSLANSLNVITNSCKRKDILREKQAENVLKALQKGELVSRTGLNQEKGLSRPGDTRWGSHFKTILHVFDLFPSILEVLDAIGEFCDGSELAVKVESLAFTMRTFDFVFIGQLMITIFGITNTLSKVLQKKDQDIVNAMALVDATIKSLKKIREDGWIAHMEKVTSFCQKNEICIPIMSDMYVVPGRCRRGKKQVDNDHHFRIDVFLILVDQILQEIEDRFDERSKDLLIYYQLGNFVEDVRNDDRFWNLESLNDLSMKLVETKKHLIYLQVYLLLKLVLILPVATTTVERAFSEMTYIKFVIAWEMIC, from the exons ATGAAGAGAACTAAAACACCATCTATTACGAGCTTTTTCCCGAAAAGACACCAGACTGCTAATGAACAAAATCAGCGGAGTTCAAGTCCTATAGACAAACCTGAAACTGAAATTGAAGAGCCCCGCGATAGTGAAACTGAAATAGCTCCTACTTCAATTTATTCTGAAGATCCAATTTTAGATAGGTTGACCGATTTTGATGTTATTTCTCTTCCACAAGATCCTGGGTTGAGGAGAAACTTAACGGATTTCCACATCAATGACCGTGATATAATAAGAAGAGAGTATGTTCGAAGAGGACCATGCCAACCTCGTGATCACAAATTTCCAAAGACAAAGCGTAACTTT AGTGACTCCGTATCCGGGGGTGAGGCTTTTGTGAATAAGGGGTTCAGAACTTGGAGTAAAACTGATGCATTTAATAAGCATGTCGGTAATCATATGAGTGCTCATAATAATGCCATGAAGAATTTCGATGTTTTTAATAAACAAAAATCTTCCATTGCATGTTGCTTTGAAAATTATACCAAAGAAGCTAAAAGTGATTATCGTATTCGATTGGAAGCTTCAATAGATACATTACGGTTTATTACTTTACAAGGATTAGCATCCCGTGGTCATGAGGAAAGTGACGAATCTTTAAACCAAGGTAATTTTCTTGAGCTTAGAAAAACATTTGCAAAGCGTAACA AAATTGTGAGTGTTTTCGCAAATGAGACAACCAAAAGAGTCATAGAAGAACTTGACGGTGGGCTTTTTGGTATTCTTGCCGATGAGTCAGCAGATATATCTGATAAAGAACAAATGGCACTTTGTTTGAGATTTTTTGATAAAATAGGACAGGTGAAAGAAAGATTTTTGGGTGTTGTGCATGTGGGTAACACTACTTCTTTGACACTTAAAGCTGCAATAGAAAAGTTACTAAGTGCAAATTCTCTTACTCTTTCCAGTGTTAGAGGTCAAGGTTATGATGGTGCTAGTAATATGAAAGGTTCAATTAAGGGTCTCAAAACCTTAATTATGGAGGAGTCTCCTTCAGCTTATTATGTTCATTGTTTTGCTCATCAACTCCAGCTCACACTTGTTGCTGTGGCTAAGAAAAATGCTGATTGTAGCGTCCTTTTTTATTCACTCGCCAATTCACTTAATGTGATTACAAATTCCTGTAAACGAAAAGATATTCTCCGAGAAAAACAAGCTGAAAATGTCTTAAAAGCAttacaaaagggtgaacttgtaTCAAGAACGGGCTTGAATCAAGAGAAAGGTTTGAGTAGGCCAGGTGATACTCGTTGGGGATCTCACTTTAAAACTATTTTACACGTGTTCGATTTATTTCCGAGCATTCTTGAAGTTCTTGATGCTATTGGTGAATTTTGTGATGGGAGTGAGTTAGCTGTAAAGGTGGAGAGTCTGGCATTTACTATGAGGACATTTGATTTTGTTTTTATTGGGCAATTGATGATTACTATTTTTGGGATTACTAATACATTGAGCAAAGTCTTACAAAAGAAAGATCAAGATATCGTGAACGCAATGGCTCTTGTTGATGCGACGATAAAGAGTTTAAAGAAGATTAGAGAAGATGGGTGGATTGCTCACATGGAAAAGGTAACATCATTTTGTCAGAAGAATGAAATTTGTATTCCTATCATGAGTGACATGTATGTAGTTCCAGGGAGATGCAGGCGCGGAAAGAAACAGGTGGATAATGATCATCATTTTCGAATCGATGTGTTTCTGATATTGGTTGATCAAATATTGCAAGAGATTGAAGATCGATTTGACGAGAGAAGCAAAGATCTACTAATTT ACTATCAACTTGGAAACTTTGTTGAAGATGTTCGAAATGATGATCGATTTTGGAATTTAGAGAGTCTAAATGATCTATCAATGAAGCTTGTTGAGACGAAGAAACATTTGATATACTTACAGGTctacttgctcctcaaacttgtATTGATTCTTCCTGTGGCTACAACGACTGTGGAAAGGGCTTTTTCGGAAATGACTTATATAAAATTCGTAATAGCATGGGAGATGATTTGCTGA